One stretch of Ooceraea biroi isolate clonal line C1 chromosome 4, Obir_v5.4, whole genome shotgun sequence DNA includes these proteins:
- the LOC105284136 gene encoding uncharacterized protein LOC105284136, translating to MSTDSHDQTKPCKTLARSEEESAFDGKRIKKERSDICVENGDAAVASTASSSAATVATSVTTVVEKRQLPAGRFASNGFHGDGDLLQDLVTTKVTTLANHGASSKQDKIRIMIEDGISEESRVRVDEIFSQVERLKIEERLLLYLKLPLLLTNPSGTVDPLRQPLNPLGNRYEIHQTIMWIKTHLEEDPDVSLPKQEVYDEYNMYCLRNSMKPLSTADFGKVMKQVYPRVRPRRLGTRGNSRYCYAGMRKRIKLDPPTLPKISGSQTEEHSEENITEEMLGAASTLIREWAESVLGLKFPNLSALARHLVDNFRVDTRSLAAVCILSAAVEASASSNKEAISDLPTTPVSGKPAKLREAQLQLQRKLQQREHIKDQKHRHLDTVTIIQNKEKAVDGKGNVGKGSKKVNKSNQSPQGTNALTATTEAAQKLNVSAVVYNRQKKVTKTCNQQQQQQQQSRNVSQESNCDNLVVQSREDGQSNSNSRVMSGAQRDVKGKNSRKRANNPIVTQESSPEKQTKLTEESPEHSSVLLPKLTSIRGGKISVILASNPKSIKCKTVEAADSQLVKNCDINSSRSASATGAVEVSSGLLTRDQIRLLQDTPVFKDERLRSIDTDALDDYLNGGNNSQEQEEELLQYFQQSSSSSSDVETGVVSSDTDQVSRSDKVSQLRLILQQNLKGSTVTADLVPATVVRQSVAAEKRDSSQKHNLILPTLLNHPNPGSTRRRVSFETSVVEHVQETTTPTVANTVPQSPNTRRRIFNFTPISPGPHSPINGRASKSNSANASPFVSPRNTPVPRSRSNLQAGSSRSRGQKMLSRSISCSVPYTVKTTDTFIVPTSSGTESARHMLTVATTKSSEVVLKGPPCTAFLDLTPQKQLLINYPSQENLQEIKNVYQSSQKSQPAPPDQEITELLHAGRHLSNEQLFYRSQSVPLHRMVNPVSLMSPISAQHCLSTVQSQSFNPSTNSSVAPTPVPSEYNDFGSTIGQEGAYLLDDANFISDDQQFLMTDKGITSENINNILTILDEEGQSSLQMLPEQTTEETLSSAIVLDALPNANLNLSEEDILDASSILDDPGGALQKIIQSRSYPNTPLPAPVSAYAPSYTEDSNGSRSYPSTPLHTVQSQEVYQDPGEPILSSPILNSLSLQSDTTNVTVAAVTSTASDVDVAAASSNSLCRNVADLLEASFLGEADAETDDLDPLANFDGLQDVDSLTPLFNEVAEPNC from the exons ATGAGTACTGACAGTCATGATCAGACGAAACCTTGCAAAACACTCGCGAGGAGCGAAGAAGAGAGTGCGTTTGACGGTAAACGGATTAAAAAAGAGCGCAGTGATATTTGCGTGGAGAATGGCGACGCCGCCGTCGCCTCCActgcctcctcctccgccgcTACCGTCGCCACCTCCGTCACCACCGTCGTGGAGAAACGACAGCTGCCGGCCGGCAGGTTCGCGTCGAATGGCTTTCACGGGGATGGTGATCTGCTGCAGGACCTTGTCACGACGAAGGTCACTACGCTGGCTAACCACGGAGCTTCCTCCAAGCAGGACAAGATCCGGATTATGATAGAGGATGGCATTAG CGAAGAATCTAGGGTGCGCGTGGACGAAATCTTCTCGCAGGTAGAACGACTCAAGATAGAAGAAAGATTATTGTTGTACCTGAAACTTCCGTTACTGCTGACAAATCCGAGTGGAACCGTCGATCCGCTGAGGCAGCCGTTAAATCCATTAGGAAATCGTTATGAAATTCATCAGACTATCATGTGGATTAAGACACACTTGGAAGAAGATCCTGATGTGTCTTTACCAAAGCAGGAAGTCTATGACGAATACAA CATGTATTGCTTAAGGAATTCTATGAAACCGTTATCGACGGCGGATTTTGGAAAAGTCATGAAACAGGTGTATCCGCGAGTGCGCCCTCGAAGGTTGGGCACACGGGGCAACTCTCGCTACTGCTATGCGGGTATGCGCAAGCGAATTAAATTGGATCCTCCAACACTGCCAAAGATATCTGGCTCTCAAACT GAGGAGCATTCGGAGGAGAATATTACTGAGGAAATGTTAGGCGCTGCGTCTACATTGATAAGAGAATGGGCGGAGAGCGTGTTAGGCCTGAAATTTCCAAATTTGAGTGCCTTAGCGCGGCATCTTGTTGATAATTTTCGTGTCGATACTCGATCTCTGGCTGCTGTATGCATTCTTTCTGCTGCGGTCGAGGCTAGTGCTTCATCTAATAAAG AGGCGATCTCGGATCTACCGACGACGCCTGTGAGCGGTAAGCCTGCCAAACTTCGAGAGGCGCAGTTACAGTTGCAACGGAAACTTCAGCAACGCGAGCATATAAAGGATCAGAAGCATCGTCATCTTGACACAGTGACTATTATACAG AACAAAGAGAAAGCCGTCGACGGTAAAGGAAACGTTGGTAAGGGAAGCAAGAAGGTCAACAAGTCCAATCAATCACCTCAAGGTACAAACGCGTTAACGGCGACAACAGAGGCCGCGCAAAAGCTGAACGTGTCAGCGGTAGTTTACAACCGGCAAAAGAAAGTAACGAAGACTTGCAaccaacagcaacagcagcagcagcagtccCGCAATGTCTCCCAGGAGTCTAACTGTGATAATCTAGTGGTACAATCGCGCGAAGATGGACAGAGTAATAGCAACTCCAGAGTAATGTCGGGCGCGCAGCGCGATGTCAAAGGTAAAAATTCCAGGAAACGTGCCAATAATCCGATTGTAACGCAGGAGTCCAGCCCCGAGAAGCAAACGAAGCTCACGGAGGAGAGCCCAGAGCATTCCAGCGTTTTGCTACCCAAGTTAACGTCCATCCGCGGCGGCAAGATATCGGTGATACTAGCTAGCAATCCGAAGTCTATCAAGTGTAAAACGGTTGAGGCTGCGGACAGCCAGCTCGTTAAAAACTGTGATATTAACTCGTCGAGGAGTGCTTCAGCCACTGGCGCGGTGGAGGTGTCCTCAGGACTCCTTACGAGGGACCAGATTCGCCTCTTGCAGGATACGCCGGTCTTCAAGGACGAGAGGCTGCGCAGCATCGACACAGACGCGCTGGACGATTATCTGAACGGCGGGAACAATTCGcaggagcaggaggaggagtTATTACAATACTTTCAACAGAGCAGCTCGTCCAGTTCGGACGTGGAGACCGGCGTTGTCAGTTCCGACACCGATCAGGTGTCCCGATCAGACAAGGTATCGCAGTTACGGTTGATATTACAACAGAATCTGAAAGGATCTACCGTCACCGCCGACCTGGTGCCCGCGACCGTCGTCCGGCAATCCGTTGCTGCGGAGAAGCGCGATTCCTCGCAGAAACACAATCTTATATTACCGACACTTTTGAATCATCCTAATCCAGGTAGCACGCGTCGTCGCGTCAGTTTTGAAACCAGTGTCGTCGAACATGTACAGGAAACGACGACGCCGACCGTGGCCAACACTGTGCCGCAGAGTCCCAACACGCGGCGTAGGATATTCAACTTCACCCCGATCTCACCCGGGCCGCATTCTCCGATCAACGGCCGTGCGTCCAAGTCGAACTCGGCGAACGCGAGTCCCTTCGTGTCGCCGCGCAACACTCCGGTGCCAAGATCGCGCAGCAACCTGCAAGCCGGCAGCTCCAGATCGCGCGGCCAAAAGATGCTTTCCCGCTCGATATCGTGCAGTGTGCCGTACACCGTCAAAACGACAGACACTTTCATTGTACCGACATCCAGTGGAACGGAATCCGCGCGACATATGCTGACGGTGGCAACGACCAAGTCGTCGGAG GTCGTTTTGAAGGGACCGCCGTGCACTGCGTTTTTGGACCTGACGCCTCAAAAGCAATTGCTAATCAATTATCCAAGCCAAGAGAATCTGCAGGAAATCAAGAATGTGTACCAGAGTAGCCAGAAGAGCCAGCCAGCCCCGCCCGACCAAGAGATCACGGAACTTCTCCACGCTGGCAGACACTTGAGCAACgagcaattattttatcgctCGCAGTCCGTGCCGTTGCACAGGATGGTGAATCCCGTGTCCTTGATGTCACCGATCTCCGCGCAGCACTGTTTGTCGACGGTGCAGAGTCAGAGCTTCAATCCGTCGACGAACAGCTCCGTTGCGCCCACGCCAGTGCCGAGCGAGTACAATGATTTCGGATCCACCATCGGACAAGAGGGTGCGTATCTGTTGGACGACGCGAATTTCATATCGGACGACCAACAGTTTCTGATGACGGACAAGGGAATCACGTCGGAGAACATCAATAATATCCTGACGATTTTGGACGAGGAAGGTCAGTCGAGTCTGCAAATGCTGCCGGAACAGACGACGGAGGAAACGTTGAGCAGCGCGATCGTTCTCGACGCCCTACCAAATGCCAATTTGAATCTATCGGAGGAGGACATACTGGATGCGTCCAGCATTCTTGACGATCCCGGCGGCGCGTTGCAGAAGATAATTCAATCGCGCTCGTACCCGAACACGCCGCTGCCTGCACCGGTGTCGGCGTACGCGCCGTCGTACACCGAGGACAGCAACGGCTCCAGATCGTATCCGTCGACTCCTCTGCACACGGTGCAATCCCAGGAGGTGTACCAGGATCCAGGCGAGCCGATACTCTCCAGTCCCATCCTTAATTCTCTCAGCTTACAGAGCGACACGACGAACGTTACTGTTGCCGCCGTTACCAGCACCGCGAGCGACGTTGACGTTGCCGCCGCTTCTTCCAACAGCCTTTGTCGAAACGTCGCCGATCTTTTGGAGGCGAGTTTCCTCGGGGAGGCCGACGCAGAGACGGATGATTTGGACCCGCTCGCTAATTTTGACGGCCTGCAAGATGTAGACTCGTTGACGCCGCTATTCAACGAAGTCGCGGAGCCTAATTGTTGA